A window of the Coffea arabica cultivar ET-39 unplaced genomic scaffold, Coffea Arabica ET-39 HiFi ptg000040l, whole genome shotgun sequence genome harbors these coding sequences:
- the LOC113696034 gene encoding DEAD-box ATP-dependent RNA helicase 37-like isoform X2 gives MRSSWADAVENANSGSVENAGTSGASGASATSKSAYVPPHLRSKQPTAEPPAPSHTGPPSASDRFGYGGASGGPRYGVPRSDYGRQGYGGGGRGAGGWGSRSGGWSREREVNPFGNDDADGLAESTFSEQENTGINFDAYEDIPVETSGDNVPPPVNTFAEIDLGDALNLNIRRCKYVKPTPVQRHAIPISLAGRDLMACAQTGSGKTAAFCFPIISGIMRGGFPPRPRGTRTVFPLALILSPTRELSMQIHEEARKFSYQTGVKVVVAYGGAPINQQLRELERGVDILVATPGRLVDLLERAKVSLQMIRFLALDEADRMLDMGFEPQIRKIVEQMDMPPRGERQTMLFSATFPKEIQRLASDFLSNYIFLAVGRVGSSTDLIVQRVEFVPESDKRSHLMDLLHAQRANGVHGKQALTLVFVETKKGADALEHWLCMNHFPATTIHGDRTQQGCKRINPAWSKPKSKLGAYGYAWFVGSLSWFAAQVAKKGRRMVAAK, from the exons ATGAGGAGTTCTTGGGCAGATGCTGTTGAGAATGCCAACTCTGGTTCTGTGGAAAATGCTGGGACAAGTGGTGCGAGTGGAGCTTCCGCTACTTCCAAGTCGGCCTATGTCCCGCCACACCTCAGGAGCAAACAGCCGACCGCTGAGCCTCCTGCACCGTCTCATACTGGCCCACCATCAGCTAGTGATAGGTTTGGGTACGGTGGGGCCTCTGGTGGGCCGCGGTATGGTGTCCCTAGGTCTGACTATGGAAGACAAGGGTATGGTGGTGGGGGTCGTGGGGCTGGCGGTTGGGGGAGCAGAAGTGGAGGTTGGAGTAGGGAGAGGGAGGTGAATCCTTTTGGCAACGATGATGCTGATGGTCTTGCGGAGAGCACATTCAGTGAGCAGGAGAATACTGGTATTAACTTTGATGCCTACGAGGACATTCCGGTGGAGACAAGCGGGGATAACGTGCCTCCTCCTGTGAATACATTTGCGGAAATAGATTTAGGGGATGCACTCAATTTGAATATCAGGAGGTGCAAGTATGTAAAACCAACTCCTGTTCAGCGCCATGCCATTCCCATCTCTCTAGCAGGACGAGATCTAATGGCTTGTGCTCAAACAGGTTCTGGTAAGACAGCTGCCTTCTGCTTCCCTATAATTAGTGGAATCATGAGGGGAGGTTTCCCTCCAAGGCCACGTGGAACACGGACAGTATTTCCGCTTGCTCTCATTCTGTCACCTACAAGAGAGCTCTCAATGCAG ATACACGAGGAAGCTAGGAAGTTTTCGTATCAAACTGGTGTTAAGGTGGTAGTGGCTTATGGAGGAGCACCAATAAATCAGcag CTGCGTGAGCTTGAGAGAGGAGTCGATATTCTTGTGGCAACTCCAGGAAGATTAGTTGATTTGCTTGAGAGGGCAAAAGTTTCATTGCAGATGATTAGGTTTCTCGCTCTTGACGAGGCAGATCGGATGTTGGATATGGGATTTGAGCCTCAAATCAGAAAGATAGTGGAGCAAATGGACATGCCTCCAAGAGGTGAAAGACAGACAATGCTGTTTAGTGCTACCTTTCCGAAAGAGATCCAG AGATTGGCATCTGATTTTCTTTCAAACTACATATTTCTGGCTGTTGGAAGGGTTGGCTCAAGTACAGATTTGATCGTTCAAAGAGTTGAATTTGTGCCTGAGAGTGACAAGAGAAGCCACCTTATGGATCTTCTTCATGCACAGAGGGCAAATGGTGTTCACGGCAAG CAAGCCCTGACATTAGTATttgtggaaacaaagaaaggAGCTGATGCTCTGGAACATTGGTTGTGCATGAACCATTTTCCTGCAACTACTATCCATGGTGACAGAACACAACAG ggctgcaaacgaatcaaTCCAGCTTGGTCAAAGCCTAAATCAAAGCTCGGTGCATATGGATATGCTTGGTTTGTAGGCTCATTGAGCTGGTTTGCAGCACAGGTCGCAAAAAAGGGGCGTCGAATGGTCGCTGCCAAATAG
- the LOC113695131 gene encoding S-protein homolog 1, with amino-acid sequence MGIQFLFIFLVFSILPSEARVIAVYRYVYSVHIIDNLPYNVPLVIHCKSSDRDRGYETLKFSDDYNWEFFMGDGQRVSYSCHFWWLKGRKQKELVVFDVNLIKNYCVESSHACGWVVKEDGFYLYSKRGGGPFYKMADWDIKESV; translated from the coding sequence ATGGGGATACaattccttttcatctttcttgttttctccaTCCTTCCTTCCGAGGCTAGAGTGATTGCAGTTTATCGCTACGTGTATTCAGTTCACATTATTGATAATCTCCCTTACAACGTTCCCTTGGTAATTCACTGTAAATCCAGTGATCGAGATCGTGGATATGAGACCCTTAAATTCAGCGACGATTACAACTGGGAATTCTTCATGGGAGATGGTCAAAGGGTTTCCTACTCTTGTCACTTTTGGTGGCTTAAGGGCAGAAAGCAGAAAGAATTGGTCGTTTTTGATGTTAATCTGATAAAGAATTATTGCGTTGAGAGTTCTCATGCATGCGGTTGGGTGGTAAAAGAAGATGGTTTCTACCTCTACAGCAAGCGTGGTGGAGGACCTTTCTACAAAATGGCCGATTGGGATATCAAAGAATCTGTATAA
- the LOC113696034 gene encoding DEAD-box ATP-dependent RNA helicase 11-like isoform X1, producing the protein MRSSWADAVENANSGSVENAGTSGASGASATSKSAYVPPHLRSKQPTAEPPAPSHTGPPSASDRFGYGGASGGPRYGVPRSDYGRQGYGGGGRGAGGWGSRSGGWSREREVNPFGNDDADGLAESTFSEQENTGINFDAYEDIPVETSGDNVPPPVNTFAEIDLGDALNLNIRRCKYVKPTPVQRHAIPISLAGRDLMACAQTGSGKTAAFCFPIISGIMRGGFPPRPRGTRTVFPLALILSPTRELSMQIHEEARKFSYQTGVKVVVAYGGAPINQQLRELERGVDILVATPGRLVDLLERAKVSLQMIRFLALDEADRMLDMGFEPQIRKIVEQMDMPPRGERQTMLFSATFPKEIQRLASDFLSNYIFLAVGRVGSSTDLIVQRVEFVPESDKRSHLMDLLHAQRANGVHGKQALTLVFVETKKGADALEHWLCMNHFPATTIHGDRTQQERELALRSFKSGNTPILVATDVAARGLDIPHVAHVINFDLPNDIDDYVHRIGRTGRAGKTGLATAFFNESNMSLAKSLAELMQEANQEVPDWLTRYASRASYGGGKGRRSSGARFGGRDYRRDSSYNRSGGGSDYYGGGGYGNYGNYGGGYGAGATSAWD; encoded by the exons ATGAGGAGTTCTTGGGCAGATGCTGTTGAGAATGCCAACTCTGGTTCTGTGGAAAATGCTGGGACAAGTGGTGCGAGTGGAGCTTCCGCTACTTCCAAGTCGGCCTATGTCCCGCCACACCTCAGGAGCAAACAGCCGACCGCTGAGCCTCCTGCACCGTCTCATACTGGCCCACCATCAGCTAGTGATAGGTTTGGGTACGGTGGGGCCTCTGGTGGGCCGCGGTATGGTGTCCCTAGGTCTGACTATGGAAGACAAGGGTATGGTGGTGGGGGTCGTGGGGCTGGCGGTTGGGGGAGCAGAAGTGGAGGTTGGAGTAGGGAGAGGGAGGTGAATCCTTTTGGCAACGATGATGCTGATGGTCTTGCGGAGAGCACATTCAGTGAGCAGGAGAATACTGGTATTAACTTTGATGCCTACGAGGACATTCCGGTGGAGACAAGCGGGGATAACGTGCCTCCTCCTGTGAATACATTTGCGGAAATAGATTTAGGGGATGCACTCAATTTGAATATCAGGAGGTGCAAGTATGTAAAACCAACTCCTGTTCAGCGCCATGCCATTCCCATCTCTCTAGCAGGACGAGATCTAATGGCTTGTGCTCAAACAGGTTCTGGTAAGACAGCTGCCTTCTGCTTCCCTATAATTAGTGGAATCATGAGGGGAGGTTTCCCTCCAAGGCCACGTGGAACACGGACAGTATTTCCGCTTGCTCTCATTCTGTCACCTACAAGAGAGCTCTCAATGCAG ATACACGAGGAAGCTAGGAAGTTTTCGTATCAAACTGGTGTTAAGGTGGTAGTGGCTTATGGAGGAGCACCAATAAATCAGcag CTGCGTGAGCTTGAGAGAGGAGTCGATATTCTTGTGGCAACTCCAGGAAGATTAGTTGATTTGCTTGAGAGGGCAAAAGTTTCATTGCAGATGATTAGGTTTCTCGCTCTTGACGAGGCAGATCGGATGTTGGATATGGGATTTGAGCCTCAAATCAGAAAGATAGTGGAGCAAATGGACATGCCTCCAAGAGGTGAAAGACAGACAATGCTGTTTAGTGCTACCTTTCCGAAAGAGATCCAG AGATTGGCATCTGATTTTCTTTCAAACTACATATTTCTGGCTGTTGGAAGGGTTGGCTCAAGTACAGATTTGATCGTTCAAAGAGTTGAATTTGTGCCTGAGAGTGACAAGAGAAGCCACCTTATGGATCTTCTTCATGCACAGAGGGCAAATGGTGTTCACGGCAAG CAAGCCCTGACATTAGTATttgtggaaacaaagaaaggAGCTGATGCTCTGGAACATTGGTTGTGCATGAACCATTTTCCTGCAACTACTATCCATGGTGACAGAACACAACAG GAAAGAGAGCTAGCTCTGAGATCATTTAAGAGTGGGAATACTCCAATTTTAGTAGCAACAGATGTGGCAGCCCGTGGTCTTGATATACCCCATGTTGCTCATGTAATTAACTTTGACCTTCCAAATGATATTGACGATTATGTACATCGTATAGGGAGAACTGGGCGTGCTGGTAAGACTGGATTAGCTACAGCTTTCTTTAATGAGAGCAATATGTCGTTGGCAAAGTCTTTAGCGGAACTGATGCAAGAGGCTAACCAAGAGGTACCTGATTGGTTGACTCGCTATGCTAGTCGGGCCTCATATGGTGGAGGTAAAGGTCGGCGGTCTAGCGGTGCTCGGTTTGGTGGGCGTGACTATAGAAGGGATTCCTCTTATAATCGAAGTGGTGGGGGATCGGATTATTATGGTGGAGGTGGTTATGGCAATTATGGCAATTATGGTGGGGGATATGGTGCTGGAGCTACAAGTGCTTGGGATTAG